The Kosakonia sp. SMBL-WEM22 sequence GTTTAAACTGCCCAATCTGTTGCGGCGTATTTTTGCCGAGGGCGCGTTTTCCCAGGCTTTTGTGCCAATCCTCGCCGAGTACAAAAGCAAACAGGGCGAAGATGCCACCCGCGTCTTTGTCGCCTATGTTTCGGGCTTGCTGACCCTTGCGCTGGCGATAGTGACCGTTATCGGGATGCTCGCCGCGCCCTGGGTTATCCTCGTCACCGCGCCGGGGTTTGCCGATACGGCGGATAAATTCAACCTCACGTCGCAACTGCTGCGCATCACCTTTCCTTACATTCTGCTGATCTCGCTGGCGTCGCTGGCAGGGGCGATCCTCAACACCTGGAACCGCTTCTCGGTGCCGGCGTTTGCGCCCACCTTTCTCAATGTCAGCATGATTGGCTTTGCGCTCTTCGCCGCGCCTTACTTCCATCCGCCGGTGCTGGCGCTGGCCTGGGCGGTGACCGTCGGCGGTGTGCTGCAACTGGTCTATCAATTGCCGCATCTGAAGAAGATTGGCATGCTGGTGCTGCCGCGCATCAACCTGCGCGATGCGGGTGCAATGCGTGTCGTGAAGCAGATGGGGCCGGCGATCCTCGGCGTCTCCGTCAGCCAGATCTCGCTTATCATCAACACCATTTTCGCCTCCTTCCTCGTCTCCGGCTCCGTGTCGTGGATGTATTACGCTGACCGCTTAATGGAGTTCCCCTCCGGCGTACTGGGGGTGGCACTGGGGACTATTTTGCTGCCGTCGCTGTCGAAAAGCTTCTCCAGCGGTAACCAGGAGGAGTATTGCCGCCTGATGGATTGGGGCCTGCGCCTCTGTTTCCTGCTGGCGCTGCCAAGCGCCGTAGCGCTCGGCATTCTCGCCAAGCCGTTAACCGTTTCTCTCTTCCAGTACGGCAAATTCACTGAGTTTGATGCGGCAATGACGCAGCGCGCGCTAATTGCCTACTCGGTTGGGCTGATGGGCTTGATCGTGGTGAAGGTGCTGGCACCGGGCTTCTATTCACGTCAGGACATTAAAACACCGGTCAAAATCGCTATTGTCACGCTGCTGATGACTCAGGTGATGAACCTGGCCTTTATCGGCCCACTGAAGCACGCCGGGCTGTCGCTGTCGATTGGTCTGGCGGCCTGTCTGAACGCCAGCCTGCTCTACTGGCAGCTGCGCAAACAGAAGATCTTCACCCCGCAGCCGGGCTGGAGCCGTTTTCTGCTGCGCCTGGTGATTGCGGTAGGGGTGATGGCCGCAGCGCTGGTGGGCATACTGTATGTGATGCCTGACTGGTCGATTGGCACCATGCCGTACCGCTTGCTGCGCCTGATGGTGGTGGTGGGCGCCGGTATTGTTGCTTACTTTGTCACCCTTGCGCTGCTCGGGTTTAAAGTGAAAGAGTTCGCGCGCCGGACAGTATAAAAAGCAACGCAAAAAGCCAGGGGAGACCCTGGCCTGTTGGCGACGGCATTCTTATGCTGTCGTCGGACTAAATCGCGATCTTCTTGCCGCCACGATGGGCAGAAGAGGCATAGCCATTCGCACCGTAGAGGCTTGGCTCCTGATGCGGTTTCAGAACTTCCAGCGCCTGCTGGTTACGCGCAATTTGCCCCTCCAGCAGCCAGCCGTTGTGCTGGTTGAGGTCGCGTAAATGCTGCGTTTTCTGCGTAATGATCTGCCAGCGATTAGCAACATCGCCACTGGCGTTTTGTTGCGTTTTCTGTTCGGCACGACGCTGCTGCTCAAGATAGTCCAGCGTCGCGAGCAAGGAGCTTTTCTCCTCCGTAATGCGCTGTAGCGCGCTGCCATTAATATGGCCAACGGAAAGCTGTTTTTGCTCAGTATCCATCACGTCTTTCAGCGCGCTCAGGATAACTGTCATTTGATCAAGAATATCTGACAGTCGATTCATACGATTATTTACTCTGTAAGTAACTCTTCGCTTCGTTAATCAGGGCATCAGCAATTTTGCCGGTGTCCATTTTGAGTTCACCATTACGAATCGCGGTTTTCAGTTTTTCAACGCGTTCCATATTGATGTCATTAGCGCCCGCCTGCATCAGCTTGGTTTGCGAACCGCTGAGCGTGACGTTGGTGCTGTTTGCCGTCGTGGCGGTTTCCTGGCGCGTTTTCTGCGTCTGGGTTTCGTTAGTCTCACGCTGTTGAACGGTGTTAACCGGCTTCACAGAAGAGGTACGATCGATGCTCA is a genomic window containing:
- the murJ gene encoding murein biosynthesis integral membrane protein MurJ gives rise to the protein MNLLKSLAAVSSMTMFSRVLGFARDAIVARVFGAGMATDAFFVAFKLPNLLRRIFAEGAFSQAFVPILAEYKSKQGEDATRVFVAYVSGLLTLALAIVTVIGMLAAPWVILVTAPGFADTADKFNLTSQLLRITFPYILLISLASLAGAILNTWNRFSVPAFAPTFLNVSMIGFALFAAPYFHPPVLALAWAVTVGGVLQLVYQLPHLKKIGMLVLPRINLRDAGAMRVVKQMGPAILGVSVSQISLIINTIFASFLVSGSVSWMYYADRLMEFPSGVLGVALGTILLPSLSKSFSSGNQEEYCRLMDWGLRLCFLLALPSAVALGILAKPLTVSLFQYGKFTEFDAAMTQRALIAYSVGLMGLIVVKVLAPGFYSRQDIKTPVKIAIVTLLMTQVMNLAFIGPLKHAGLSLSIGLAACLNASLLYWQLRKQKIFTPQPGWSRFLLRLVIAVGVMAAALVGILYVMPDWSIGTMPYRLLRLMVVVGAGIVAYFVTLALLGFKVKEFARRTV
- the flgN gene encoding flagella biosynthesis chaperone FlgN, yielding MNRLSDILDQMTVILSALKDVMDTEQKQLSVGHINGSALQRITEEKSSLLATLDYLEQQRRAEQKTQQNASGDVANRWQIITQKTQHLRDLNQHNGWLLEGQIARNQQALEVLKPHQEPSLYGANGYASSAHRGGKKIAI
- the flgM gene encoding flagellar biosynthesis anti-sigma factor FlgM — its product is MSIDRTSSVKPVNTVQQRETNETQTQKTRQETATTANSTNVTLSGSQTKLMQAGANDINMERVEKLKTAIRNGELKMDTGKIADALINEAKSYLQSK